CGCGAACCTTGTGCGTTCTGTGTGGGCGTACTCTGTAATCTTCTGCGGACATTTTCCTGATGAGGCAGAGACGTTTACCAAAGAACAGTTTAAAAACGAGGACCACAATCAGTGGTATCTACGCCAAATGCTGGGGTCTGCAAACTTCTATGGCGGCAAGCTACTCACCATCATGTCGGGCAATTTGAATTACCAAATTGAGCATCATCTGTTCCCAGATATGCCATCGAACCGTCTGGCAGAAGTAGGCGAGAAAGTGCGCGCGCTGTGCGATGAATACGATCTGCCGTACAACGTCGATTCTTTCCCAGCGCAGCTGTTCAAGGTGCAAAAAACACTGCTCAAGCTCACTCTTCCCAATAAGTATTTAGTGGCGAGCCCAGATAATGCTCCCGAGGTGCGTTCGAACCGAGCATTTTCGCAGAACCCTGAGATTGAAAACCAGCTGGCAGGAGGCTGCAACGGTAGCGGCCTACGCACGGGTCTTAAACTACTCAAACGCCTGCGCCCGAGTATCAAAGATGCCATCTTGATCTACACCGGGCGCAGGCCGCGGGGCAATCAGCAGCGCTGATCTATTCCCAATCCACGTTGGTGCGCAATGCACCGAGCAACTTGCGCACCGCGACAACGCGGCGACCAGTGGGGGAGTCTGCGTCGAAAGTGTCCAAGATACATTCTGGGTCGGCGGGAGGACCCATGTGAGTACAACCGCGAGGGCATTGTTCGACTGCCTCGTGGAGGTCTTCAAATACACCGATCACGGTGTCGGCATCAACATGGGCGAGGCCAAAGGACCTGATACCTGGGGTGTCGATGATCCAGCCGCCTTCCGGCAACTGCAATGCGACCGCCTGCGTCGAGGTGTGGCGACCTTTGCCCACGCCGGATACCTCACCGGTTTCACGTGCCGCCGACGGCACCAGGCGGTTCACCAATGTCGATTTTCCTACCCCAGAATGCCCAATGGTCGCCGAAATAGCACCGTGGGTGAATTTTTGAAGCGGCTCCAGCGGGTCTTCTACACCGCACACCACAACGGGAACATTGAGAGCTGCAAACTCGGACGCGAACTCGGTGGGGTCAGCCAGATCGGATTTGGTCAGACAGATCACCGGCTGGAGATTGCCCACGAATGCCGCTATCAAGGCGCGTTCGACAAAGCCTGCGCGCGGTGCGGGATCGGCAACGGCGCAGACGATGAGCAGTTGCTGTGCGTTGGCAACAACAATGCGCTCGTAAGGGTCGGTGTCGTCTGCAGTACGCCGTAACACGCTGCTGCGCTCAGCGAGTTTCACAATGCGTGCTAGAGTGCCTGGCCGTCCTGAGGTATCACCAACAATTCCTACTCGGTCGCCGACTTCCACGGGTGTGCGTCCCATTTCGCGGGCGCGCATACACACCACGGGGGTGTCCTGACCGTCAAGGACAACTCCCCAGCGTCCGCGGTCTTTGGTTACAACCATGCCGAATTCAGCGTTGTCATGCTTTGGGCGATCTTTCGTGCGGGGACGTGAGCCTTTACCGGGGCGCACACGTACGTCGGATTCATCCCAATGGCGGCTAGAGTTTCTCCGTGCCATCGACCTAACCTCGCACCATCGTGTGCCACATATCTGCAAACCCCGGCAGAGTCTTCGAGGTTGTATCAATGTTGTCAACCTGGACACCACCAACAACAAGGCCGATGATGGCACCAGCAGTTGCCATTCGGTGATCCGCATAGGAATGCCATGTTCCGCCATGAAGCGTGCTGGGCGTGATGTGGAGGCCGTCGGCAAGCTCAGTGCATGAGCCACCAAGACCTGTGATTTCTTGGGTCAGCGCTGCAAGACGATCGGTCTCATGCCCACGCAGATGAGCAATGCCCACCAGCTTCGATGGTGTGGTGGCAAGAGCAGCCAAAGCTGCAACAGTGGGGGTGAGCTCACCGATGTCCGACATGTCGAGAGAAATTCCCTTCAGCTGACCGCGCGCCGGACCGCTTACCCGCAGGTCAAAGCTCGAGCCTCGTGAGATCATCTCTACTGTGCATCCCATACGGCTTAAAATATCGCGTATTACATCGCCGGCTTGGGTCGTGCGCTGCGGCCAATCCGGAATAGTGACGGTTCCACCGGTCACGGCTGCAGCTGCAAGAAATGGCGTTGCGTTGGAGAGATCCGGTTCGATGTTCCAGGTTCGAGCTTCTACGTCACCTGGTTCTACTCGCCATTCGTTTTCTACGGAATCATCCACCTGTACACCAGCAAGGCGCAGCATGTCGACTGTCATTTCGATGTGAGGCAGGCTTGGCAACTTGCCGCCGACATGTCGTACAGTCAGTCCGGTGCGATAGCGTGCGCCGGCAAGCAGAAGCCCAGAGACAAACTGGGAGGAACCAGAAGCATCGATGTCTACGACACCGCCCGCGGGTTGCCCGGAGGCTTCTACATGGAAGGGGAGCTGGGTGCCGGTAACCGTTACGCCCAGTGCGCGGAGAGCATCGAGGATTTCTCCCATGGGGCGGGTACGCGCTTGAACATCGCCGTCAAAGAACACGCTGCCATGAGCTAGCGCGGCTATGGGCGGAACAAAACGCATGACTGTTCCGGCGAGGCCACAGTCGATGGTAGCGCTGTGGAAAGGCGCGGGGGTGACGTACAGTGATGTGGATGCCGCGCCGTGATTGGGGTCGTCGAAACGCACGCTAGCACCTAGGGCGGTGAGCGCACGGATCATTAAGTCGGTGTCGCGTGAGCGTAGCGCCCCGTTGATCTGCGCTGGGCGATGAGCGATCGCGGACAAGATAAGCGCGCGGTTGGTCATCGACTTAGACCCCGGAACCCGTACGGTTGCATGTACCGCATTGGTTGGGGTTGGTGCTTCCCACAATTGTGCCATTCCTCCATAATAAAGGCATGTGCGGACGCTTTGTTTTGTTTACCACCGACGAGTCGCTATTGGGACACCCAGCGCTGCGGATTTTTCACAGCATTCACGCGCCGAAAGGCATGCCACCGGCGCGCTATAACATCGCCCCTACCACGATCATTCCGATTCTTCGGGTGGGAACAACCCCGACGGAGGCCGTGATCGAGCCAGCGCGTTGGGGGCTGATTCCTGCATGGAAGCGCGAGGTTACGTCACCACCACTGTTTAACGCGCGCGCAGAAACAGTGACCACAAAACCGAGCTTTCGTCAGGCATTTCGTACCCAACGGTGCGCGATCCCCATGGACGGCTACTACGAATGGCACAACAAGAAACCATATTGGATTACGACCGGCACACCCACGTGGGTTGCCGGCCTATGGGATAGCGGTGCGGGCATGCTTTCAACGACGATGGTCACCACAGATTCCGTTGCACCTTTGGACTGGCTACATCACCGCATGCCGAGGTTTTTAAACAACGACGAGCTCGCCGTGTGGCTGCGTGGCAGCACCGACGAGGCCAGCGGACTTCTTGCTCCCGGCAATGCATCCGCCTTTCGCACGAGCCCAGCTGACCCCAACGTGGGAAATATCCGCAACGATTACCCAGAGCTTATCGACGCCCCCACGGACCTATTCAGCCTGTAAATCCGCGAAACTTCCGTTAACCACACCGATAAGGTCCTCGCCACTAAGCTCCACATCAAGACCGCGCTTGCCGCCGGAAACAAAAATCGTGTCAAACAAAATGGCCGTCTCATCCACCACAGTGGGCAACGGGTGTTTCTGACCAATGGGAGAAATACCACCAGGAATATAGCCCGACGATTTAGCCGCATCATGCTGATCAGCCATCGTGGCTTTCGACGCGCCCAACGCAGCCGCCGCCTTTTTCAAACTCAGCTTCGAGGTCACCGGAATACAAGCGACCGCAAGTTGACGCTTGGGACCTTTACCCGCGGTTAAATCGATGACCAGTGTTTTAAAAATCCTATCCGAATCTACGTCGAGTGCTGCAGCTGCTGCGTCACCAAAATGGTCTGTGCCACCTTCAAAAGTAGACACCGAATGCTTGATACCTGCAGCTTCCAACACAGCGAGTGCAGGTGTAGCACCGGACGGCTTTTTCTTGCTCATTTATGCCTCCTACTAGAATGGTTTTAACAATATCTAAGGAGACCAGTGGCTACGAAAACAAGCGACCTTGACGCACGTTTCGAGCGTGACGCACTACCGTTGCTCGATCAACTTTATGGTGGCGCACTCCGGATGACGCGTAACCCAGCAGACGCTGAGGACCTAGTCCAAGAAACCTACGTTAAGGCATATCAAGCCTTCAACAGCTTTAGTGAAGGAACTAACCTCAAAGCATGGCTGTACCGCATTATGACCAATACGTATATCAACTCGTATCGGAAAAAGAAGCGCCAGCCTACGCAGCAATCCGCTGAAGATGTGACCGATCATCAGCTGCTGGCCACGTCCTCCCATGAATCAGTCGGATTGGAATCCGCTGAAGTGGAAGCCCTGAAAAATCTTCCTAACCAGCGCATTGCCCAAGCCATGAACGATCTCAGTGAGGACTACCGCATGGTGGTTTACTACGCAGACGTTGAGGGTTTGGCATACAAAGAGATCGCAGAGATCATGGGCACCCCGCTGGGAACCGTGATGAGTCGGCTCCATCGTGGAAGAAAACAATTGCGCGAGGCGTTGAAAGACGTGGCGCAAGAACACGGAATTGCGGTTGAGGATAAACACGCAGATCACACCACTGATGCTGCAGGAAGGAAGAACAAAGCATGAGCCACGAGGGATGTTCTTGTTCCGAATTACGCGAGTACATGTATGCCTTACTCGACAGGGAACTTTCTCCAGTCGATTGTGCTCGCCTGCAGGCACACTTAGCCCAGTGTCCGCACTGCGCTGAGATCGTAGAAGCAGAAACCGAACTACGCGGTTTGCTGAAACGCTGCTGCTGTGGCACCGCACCGGCTACCCTGCGGGAAAAGATCACGTATTCGATCTCTATTACTCAGATCAAATACCAGTAATGAATTCGTGGCAGCCTGACAAAACAATCCGTCGGTGGACGGTTCTAATCTGAACAGCTGTTGAACGAAGAAGATACACGCCAGATCATCGTCAAGACGTGTACGGGGCTTAGCGTACGCCCCCAATGGCAACAGATACGAGAATGAAAAAGCTCGCGATGTGAAGTCCGTCTTTTCCCATTATCGGGGAAGAGGACCTCGAATCGCGAGCTTTGTTGCGCTCTTAGTGACTTAAGAGTTAGGGCGCTTACCGTGGTTAGCCTTGTTCTTACGACGGTCCTTGCGCTTACGTCCACGCTTGCTCATGGTGGTGCTCCTTATAGGTTGCAGAAAATGTCAATATCGAAACACCACCTTAGTAGGTGAGGAGGTGACTCGGAAAATCGGTGGGGAAACCCCACAGGGGGGAGGTAACAGCTATGCGGTAGCGCGTGCGCGACCACGGCCGCGGTTCTTACGACGCTTGAGCGCGCGGCGCTCATCTTCGCTCATGCCGCCCCACACGCCGGCATCCTGACCGGTTTCCAATGCCCATGCGAGGCACTGGGAGGTAACTGGACAGCGGTTGCATACTACTTTTGCTGCAGCGACCTGTGCCAACGCTGGGCCAGAGTTGCCGACAGGGAAGAAGAGCTCGGGATCTTCATCGCGACAAACGGCTTCATGGCGCCAATCCATTGTGGTCTCCTAAAATCACTACACGTTTAACAGAACAGTTCGAGGGCACACGAAACTCACATTCCGACAGTTGTTGGCTGGGGAAGGTGGCAGAATCACGCAAGGACTCACGTCATGCATGCTGAGTGAGTGCGGTGGGGGTTCTTTGTGTGCCTCAAAGCTGGGCAGGTAACACTTGTTCCTGCCTGAGGTACTTGGAAATAATGGCATGTCCGCTCGCGCTTGGGAAGGGTTAACGCTTAAAAAGTGTTAAGTATCACATTTTGGGAGTATATTGCTGTCGGCCTCAGAAGGTATGTTGGGGTGGGTTTGCTATGGCTGTCTAAGAATCAAAACGCCGCTTCCAGTAGTTTTAGTTTTTATCTTTGGGTATATCGGTGGGATGGTCGTGATTGTGGGGTCAAATCGCAGATTCGGTAACCCCCAAATGGGAAATTTTGTCAGTCCTGTAAGGGGCTGCTATTTCTTAGTGAAAATTAATAAATTTGATTAGGTGTGTATTAGGGGTGCGGGCACGAGGGGGCGTCGAAACGCCGTTACGCTGGCACTAAAATGGCAATAACGTGGTAAAAAGTTGCGTGCAATTGGGTTGTGTGAACCCCAGTTGGATAGTCACTGCACTACACTCTTCAGGGTGAGCAGCGAACAAAACCAACCCAATGATTACGCCCCCCTAGGCGCGCTTCCGCCAACGACAATCCGAAACGCTGGGATCATCGCTATCGTGCAGTCCGTTATCGGCCTCGGATTTGCGCTATTCCTTGTGCTACGAAGTATTACTGGCGCGCCAGAGGAATCTATTGTGTACGAAACCGATACTGCAGTCACCTCGGTGGGAATAGGTACAGCGATATTTTTTATCATCGTGTTTGGAACTGTCATTGCAGGCGCAATCATGATGATGCGTGGAAAGCGCTGGGGTCGTGGTCCCGTCATCATGCTTGAAATTTTATTGCTACCCATCGGTTTTTACATGATCAGCGGGCACGCTCTGCTTCTCGCTGTGGCCACCTGTGCCTCGGCGATCGCAACCCTTGTGTACTTGTTCAGTCCCCGTTCCCTCGATTGGGCAGCGCGCAACTACTAGCGGAAAATAACAACTTGGTCCCCACGTTTTTCCACGATGTGGGGTTCCGCAATGCCCATTGACACAAAGCCGGCATAGCCGCCGCGATCGACTGGGACAGTACGGATTACCTGTCCAGACATAGGTTCGATCTCGGTCCATCCTTCGGCTGTGGGATAAGCTACGTGAGCTCCGAGGCTAACTCCGGTGCCGATAGCGTCGGGAAGCTCACGCTCTACAGCGAGGGTGTCGGGGCGCATTAAATATAGCGTGTGATTGTGATACCACGTGATGTAATGTGTTAAATCGGCAACGAGCGGCGCAGTATTCGTGATCTCTGGGGCTTGGGGGATCTCATGACGCGCGACTTCATGCCCATGCGCGTCGAAGCTAATAATCGCAGGCGTGGGGGAGTCTACGGCTACCGCAGCGTTTGTTTGTCCCACCGCAATAACGTGGGCGGTGGTGTCACCGAGATCAATATCTTGAGTAATTTCTGGTTGTCGAGAATCTTCCGGTGTTGTCTTTTGCAGGCGTAACCACGATGACCCTTCGCAGGAATCCACAACGGCCAACAGATCTTTTCGAGTCAGTGCAGAAGTAATGCTGCAGTCTTCGTGCGGTTGTTGGTGGGCCTCCTGCTTAATGGGGACGTCACCGTATTCCACGGTGCGTACTAAATCAGAGCGCCACAGTTCCACGCGCTGGTCGGAGACAATACCGACACGATCATTGGACATAATAGGGGAGACATTTTCGCTTGCCGACGCACTTCTCGTCGCCGAATACTGTCCTGAGCTGGCAGATACTGCGACCACATCGCCACAGCCGCGGCCCGTCTTATACGTCATCACCACGTCACCCCATGCTTGAGCTAGCGAGCACAGCGGTACGTCGCGGGAATAACTCCACACTGTGCTGCCATCATCAGGGTCGATTGCGGTTACGGTCATGTCTTTATAGGAAATGACTAGGCCTTTGGCAATGATGGGCCGCGGCGACCAAGGATCGGCTGGAAGCGTTTTTAAAGGAGTTGCTTCGGCGGGTAATGCAGTAAGTGCTCGGGGTGCGACGTAGGAATCCTGTGCAGAATCTGATTGCGATGCTGCCGGTGTGAGATGTGAATGCCTCGCAGGTGCAGTTGCCCATACGGTGGCCACTGCGCCCGCGCACAACACCGAAACGATTGCTGTGGCAATATAGTCGCGCCGACTTCTTTGTAGTGCGCCTGGCTTACGGCGCTTACGACGAGGAGTTCCCTGGTCGGATGGTTTCATGAGCGCTTTCCAGATTTGCTGCTGGGGCGGCGTTGTAAGCGTGGTGAACGGCTCTTATCAAACTTGCGGGATCCGATCGCTGTGCGGGAGCGCCCTACGGAATCGGTGGCGGTATCGGGAATATTGAGGGCTTGGAATAACTCGGGCGAGGTGGAAAACCACTGTGGCGGTTCAGGTTGACCGAGTTGGAGTTCGTCGTTAATGAGCTGCCATTTAGGTAGCTCATCGTAGCCTACAAGTGTGACGGCTGTTCCGGTGTGTCCTGCGCGTCCAGTGCGTCCAATGCGGTGTACATAGGTCATCGGATCATCGGGGGTTTGGTAGTTGATCACATGGGTGACGTCGTCAATGTCAAGGCCACGGGCCGCCACGTCTGTTGCTACCAAAATGTGGGCTTTGCCGGTGCGGAAAGCGTCGAGGGAAGCTTCTCTGGCTGATTGGCTCAGATCGCCGTGAACGCCGGCGACACGGAATCCTCGTTGCGCTAAGTCGTCTGCTAGTTCAGCGGCTGTTCGCTTGGTGCGGGCGAAGATAATAGTTTTTCCACGACCCTCTGCCTGTAGAATGCGTGCTGTGACCGCTGACTTATCCATACGATGGGCTTGGAAAATTACCTGTGTGGTCGATGTGTGAGTTTGTGCTGCCCCAGTATCTTCAGCGCGGATATGCACAGGCTGGTGCATAAAGGTGCGAGCCAGCGTGACCACGGCACCTGGCATCGTTGCTGAGAAGAGCATTGTTTGATGGGGATGCGTCAATGCGGCAAGTAACTTCTCAATATCTGGGAAGAATCCCAGATCGAGCATCTCGTCGGCCTCGTCAAGGACCAAGACGGCCACGTGATCGAGCGCAAGGTTGCCACGTTGATAGAGATCGATGAGGCGGCCTGGGGTGCCCACCACTACATCGACACCGGACTCTAACTGCGCAATTTGTTCCTCGTAGGGCCGTCCACCGTAAATTGTGGCCACTGTGATAGGGATATTGCGAGAAAGCAGCTTGAGGTCGTCGCCTACTTGGTGGGCGAGCTCGCGGGTAGGAACAATGACGAGTGCGCGTGGGGTTCCGTCGAGTTCTGCAACGTCTGCTGCATCAAAAACGCGATCGATAAGAGGAACGCCAAATCCGTAGGTTTTACCCATGCCGGTTCGTGCTTGGCCGATCAGATCACGGCCATCCAAAGCAATAGGTAGCGTGAGCTCCTGAATGGCAAAAGTTCTCTTCACGCCTACGGATGCCAAGGCGTCGGTAATTTCTCGGGCGACGCCCAACTCTACGAAGGTCGGTTGTACAGATGCTTCAGACACACCACTGATACTAACGGGTTTATCTAGATATCGTCTCGCTCGGGGGTCGAATCTGTGGGGAGTAGCCACGCATCACAACGTCATGGAAGTTCAATAACATGAACAGGTGGGTAGCTGTGGGTAGCTAGGGAATTCCGTGGAGATGTGTCTAGCTTTGAAGAGGAGCTGGGGTGGAATCAACGAGCAGACTATGATGTTGTGAGATCTGTACTTTAACCGAGGCTCTATAACTCACGTTAGGCCGAAACAAGAGGAGACTAAAATATATGGACATTAAGATCGGTTTTTCAGACTCGCCTCGTGAGCTCGTGGTTTCCAGCCGCGAAGACCATAACGAGATCGTCGATCGTATCCACAATGCCCTGCGAGATGCCGAGGGCGTCCTTGATCTTGTCGACGACCATGGCAACCGTTACCTAGTGCGCAATGCTCGTATCGCCTACGTTGAGGTAGGCTCCACTGCTCCTCGCACCGTCGGATTCGCGGGAGCATAATTGTGACCGACCCACACGCTGAAAGCTTCTTCGTAAGATTTGCCCGAGACTACGGTTGGCGTGCCTACGCCATTCCCGTACTCGCGGTTATCACCGTGTGGGTGCTCATCGACGTCTTCCGCGCCCCAGCGGAAACCACGACTATAGCAACTGTCGGTGGAGCTCCTACCGCCACCGCAACATCAGTGCAGGAAAAAGGGCCAGATCCTGCAAAGCAAAACCGTCCCGATATCGCTATTACAGAATTGCCATCAGGGCCGGAATTTACCCAAAAGGGTGAAGGTACCTACCGCACAGTAGGAAACGCGGGAGCCCATGCTGGCAAAGACCGTGACAAAGTATTTACCTACGTCATCGAGGTAGAAAACGGCATTAACACCGCCGCCTATGGCGGTGACGATGCCTTCGCTGCAATGGTCGACGCCACCTTGACTAATCCAAAAAGCTGGACACACGATAAGCGCTTTGGCTTCGAACATGTGGATGCTAAGGCAGTAAAAGACCCAGATCTTCGTATCCAGTTGTCCTCCGTTGACACTACTCACGGCCTCTGTGGAAATAATATCGCAATGGAAACGAGTTGCTTCTATGGAATAGGCAACCGCGTCGTGATTAACGAATCCCGATGGGTGCGTGGTGCAAAACCTTTCCAAGGTGATCTCGGCGCCTACCGTCAGTACCTGATCAACCATGAGGTAGGGCATGGAATCGGCTTTGCCAACCATGAACCATGCGGTAAAAACGGTGAGCTCGCGCCCATCATGATGCAACAAACCCTCTCATTGTCTAACTCAGAGCTGTTTGCCATCGACGCGAATGAGATCTATAACGACGATGGAGCCGTGTGCTCGGCCAACCCATGGCCGTATCCATTCGCCTAACCCCTCCTAGAAAGAGCAACCAATGGAACTGCAGCAGCTGCCACAACATGTTCGCGATGCCTTCCATGCCCCCAATACGACTCCCCGCCAACTCGGTGTCGCCTGGGACTACGGCTGGCGCGTAGGCAACGTGGCATTTAGCCAAGTAATCCATCCCGATCGCTCTGCTTGGTCAGCGCGAGTGCGCGACAAACTCCAGCCCCAAGGTCTACGAGTTGTACGTCCGCT
The sequence above is drawn from the Corynebacterium rouxii genome and encodes:
- the rsgA gene encoding ribosome small subunit-dependent GTPase A; translation: MARRNSSRHWDESDVRVRPGKGSRPRTKDRPKHDNAEFGMVVTKDRGRWGVVLDGQDTPVVCMRAREMGRTPVEVGDRVGIVGDTSGRPGTLARIVKLAERSSVLRRTADDTDPYERIVVANAQQLLIVCAVADPAPRAGFVERALIAAFVGNLQPVICLTKSDLADPTEFASEFAALNVPVVVCGVEDPLEPLQKFTHGAISATIGHSGVGKSTLVNRLVPSAARETGEVSGVGKGRHTSTQAVALQLPEGGWIIDTPGIRSFGLAHVDADTVIGVFEDLHEAVEQCPRGCTHMGPPADPECILDTFDADSPTGRRVVAVRKLLGALRTNVDWE
- the aroA gene encoding 3-phosphoshikimate 1-carboxyvinyltransferase, whose protein sequence is MAQLWEAPTPTNAVHATVRVPGSKSMTNRALILSAIAHRPAQINGALRSRDTDLMIRALTALGASVRFDDPNHGAASTSLYVTPAPFHSATIDCGLAGTVMRFVPPIAALAHGSVFFDGDVQARTRPMGEILDALRALGVTVTGTQLPFHVEASGQPAGGVVDIDASGSSQFVSGLLLAGARYRTGLTVRHVGGKLPSLPHIEMTVDMLRLAGVQVDDSVENEWRVEPGDVEARTWNIEPDLSNATPFLAAAAVTGGTVTIPDWPQRTTQAGDVIRDILSRMGCTVEMISRGSSFDLRVSGPARGQLKGISLDMSDIGELTPTVAALAALATTPSKLVGIAHLRGHETDRLAALTQEITGLGGSCTELADGLHITPSTLHGGTWHSYADHRMATAGAIIGLVVGGVQVDNIDTTSKTLPGFADMWHTMVRG
- a CDS encoding SOS response-associated peptidase, with product MPFLHNKGMCGRFVLFTTDESLLGHPALRIFHSIHAPKGMPPARYNIAPTTIIPILRVGTTPTEAVIEPARWGLIPAWKREVTSPPLFNARAETVTTKPSFRQAFRTQRCAIPMDGYYEWHNKKPYWITTGTPTWVAGLWDSGAGMLSTTMVTTDSVAPLDWLHHRMPRFLNNDELAVWLRGSTDEASGLLAPGNASAFRTSPADPNVGNIRNDYPELIDAPTDLFSL
- the ybaK gene encoding Cys-tRNA(Pro) deacylase, translated to MSKKKPSGATPALAVLEAAGIKHSVSTFEGGTDHFGDAAAAALDVDSDRIFKTLVIDLTAGKGPKRQLAVACIPVTSKLSLKKAAAALGASKATMADQHDAAKSSGYIPGGISPIGQKHPLPTVVDETAILFDTIFVSGGKRGLDVELSGEDLIGVVNGSFADLQAE
- a CDS encoding sigma-70 family RNA polymerase sigma factor, giving the protein MATKTSDLDARFERDALPLLDQLYGGALRMTRNPADAEDLVQETYVKAYQAFNSFSEGTNLKAWLYRIMTNTYINSYRKKKRQPTQQSAEDVTDHQLLATSSHESVGLESAEVEALKNLPNQRIAQAMNDLSEDYRMVVYYADVEGLAYKEIAEIMGTPLGTVMSRLHRGRKQLREALKDVAQEHGIAVEDKHADHTTDAAGRKNKA
- the rsrA gene encoding mycothiol system anti-sigma-R factor, which gives rise to MSHEGCSCSELREYMYALLDRELSPVDCARLQAHLAQCPHCAEIVEAETELRGLLKRCCCGTAPATLREKITYSISITQIKYQ
- a CDS encoding 50S ribosomal protein bL37 — encoded protein: MSKRGRKRKDRRKNKANHGKRPNS
- a CDS encoding WhiB family transcriptional regulator, with the protein product MDWRHEAVCRDEDPELFFPVGNSGPALAQVAAAKVVCNRCPVTSQCLAWALETGQDAGVWGGMSEDERRALKRRKNRGRGRARATA
- a CDS encoding Rv3212 family protein, producing the protein MKPSDQGTPRRKRRKPGALQRSRRDYIATAIVSVLCAGAVATVWATAPARHSHLTPAASQSDSAQDSYVAPRALTALPAEATPLKTLPADPWSPRPIIAKGLVISYKDMTVTAIDPDDGSTVWSYSRDVPLCSLAQAWGDVVMTYKTGRGCGDVVAVSASSGQYSATRSASASENVSPIMSNDRVGIVSDQRVELWRSDLVRTVEYGDVPIKQEAHQQPHEDCSITSALTRKDLLAVVDSCEGSSWLRLQKTTPEDSRQPEITQDIDLGDTTAHVIAVGQTNAAVAVDSPTPAIISFDAHGHEVARHEIPQAPEITNTAPLVADLTHYITWYHNHTLYLMRPDTLAVERELPDAIGTGVSLGAHVAYPTAEGWTEIEPMSGQVIRTVPVDRGGYAGFVSMGIAEPHIVEKRGDQVVIFR
- a CDS encoding DEAD/DEAH box helicase, whose protein sequence is MSEASVQPTFVELGVAREITDALASVGVKRTFAIQELTLPIALDGRDLIGQARTGMGKTYGFGVPLIDRVFDAADVAELDGTPRALVIVPTRELAHQVGDDLKLLSRNIPITVATIYGGRPYEEQIAQLESGVDVVVGTPGRLIDLYQRGNLALDHVAVLVLDEADEMLDLGFFPDIEKLLAALTHPHQTMLFSATMPGAVVTLARTFMHQPVHIRAEDTGAAQTHTSTTQVIFQAHRMDKSAVTARILQAEGRGKTIIFARTKRTAAELADDLAQRGFRVAGVHGDLSQSAREASLDAFRTGKAHILVATDVAARGLDIDDVTHVINYQTPDDPMTYVHRIGRTGRAGHTGTAVTLVGYDELPKWQLINDELQLGQPEPPQWFSTSPELFQALNIPDTATDSVGRSRTAIGSRKFDKSRSPRLQRRPSSKSGKRS
- a CDS encoding DUF3107 domain-containing protein — translated: MDIKIGFSDSPRELVVSSREDHNEIVDRIHNALRDAEGVLDLVDDHGNRYLVRNARIAYVEVGSTAPRTVGFAGA
- a CDS encoding DUF3152 domain-containing protein, with the protein product MTDPHAESFFVRFARDYGWRAYAIPVLAVITVWVLIDVFRAPAETTTIATVGGAPTATATSVQEKGPDPAKQNRPDIAITELPSGPEFTQKGEGTYRTVGNAGAHAGKDRDKVFTYVIEVENGINTAAYGGDDAFAAMVDATLTNPKSWTHDKRFGFEHVDAKAVKDPDLRIQLSSVDTTHGLCGNNIAMETSCFYGIGNRVVINESRWVRGAKPFQGDLGAYRQYLINHEVGHGIGFANHEPCGKNGELAPIMMQQTLSLSNSELFAIDANEIYNDDGAVCSANPWPYPFA